Proteins found in one Paenibacillus sp. FSL R10-2782 genomic segment:
- a CDS encoding ABC transporter substrate-binding protein, which produces MIKFKAWWSLLMVIALITITACGSGETSNENATNDNTLAAVGSPEAEAAFAKGKYDPPIEFSSVLMPKKYVQGDTKENNVHDRWMLETLGMKHKDTWYPANDDQYKQKLQLAIASGEKLPDFVSVPTNAVLTNQLIDSGQFIAINELFDKYANKILKDHAAAHPELWYPFTKDGKKYNMPILEYTDNDDTLLWFREDWMEKLNLEAPKTIADLENIMDKFKNENPDGLAPNEVFPLAISLKNNTNTWMGSLDWLFGAYGTVQEQWNKDAHGNLEYGSINPGAKQALVKLSEWMEKGYIHTDSALWDEGKSAESWTKGAAGILPGANWIPDWPAPDLLKNVPGAKIKAYPVPTGPDGLIGTKWQNAGVNASIMINKDAKHPEAIFLYYNYLLDNLANPAAGSEYEYGFAKGYDWDIVDGEPTSDKKKIKDFSNEFPFLTGPARIPNLYMKTLVKLADGKTPETPYEKQMAEFRKPENWAAAKVVMSQLDIRKQNYFTGAATPTMVSKWNLLRQSEMETFNKIIYGKLPIDAFDQFVANWKSNGGDQITQEVNDWFKSVSGK; this is translated from the coding sequence ATGATCAAATTCAAAGCATGGTGGTCGCTGCTCATGGTCATCGCTCTTATCACAATTACAGCCTGTGGCAGTGGCGAAACATCCAATGAGAATGCCACGAACGATAATACGCTGGCGGCGGTCGGTTCACCCGAAGCAGAAGCTGCTTTTGCAAAAGGGAAATACGATCCACCCATTGAGTTCAGTTCGGTGTTGATGCCGAAGAAATACGTTCAAGGGGACACCAAAGAAAATAACGTTCACGATCGGTGGATGCTGGAAACGCTGGGCATGAAGCATAAAGATACCTGGTATCCAGCCAATGATGATCAATACAAACAAAAGCTTCAGTTGGCCATTGCCTCTGGCGAGAAGCTGCCTGATTTCGTTTCGGTACCCACCAATGCGGTATTGACCAATCAACTTATTGATTCCGGTCAATTCATTGCCATCAATGAGTTGTTCGACAAGTATGCAAATAAAATTCTGAAAGACCACGCGGCAGCGCATCCGGAGCTATGGTACCCTTTCACCAAGGACGGCAAGAAATACAATATGCCGATCCTAGAATACACAGATAATGACGACACGCTGCTGTGGTTCAGAGAAGATTGGATGGAAAAGCTGAATCTGGAAGCTCCCAAAACCATCGCGGATCTTGAAAATATCATGGATAAATTCAAGAACGAGAACCCGGATGGCTTAGCACCTAATGAAGTTTTTCCACTCGCAATTTCCTTGAAAAATAATACAAACACCTGGATGGGCTCACTCGATTGGTTATTCGGAGCATACGGTACGGTTCAGGAGCAGTGGAACAAAGACGCCCATGGCAATCTGGAGTACGGCTCCATTAATCCCGGTGCAAAGCAGGCACTCGTGAAGCTTAGTGAATGGATGGAAAAAGGCTATATTCATACCGACTCCGCCCTGTGGGATGAAGGTAAATCTGCGGAGAGCTGGACGAAAGGCGCCGCAGGCATTCTGCCCGGAGCCAACTGGATTCCAGACTGGCCAGCCCCCGATCTGTTGAAGAATGTGCCTGGAGCGAAAATTAAAGCTTATCCGGTTCCAACAGGTCCAGATGGACTCATCGGTACGAAATGGCAGAACGCCGGCGTCAACGCCAGTATTATGATTAACAAGGACGCGAAGCATCCTGAAGCCATTTTCCTGTACTATAACTATCTGCTCGATAACCTGGCTAACCCGGCCGCTGGCAGTGAATATGAATACGGCTTCGCCAAAGGCTACGATTGGGACATCGTGGACGGAGAACCGACCAGTGATAAAAAAAAGATTAAAGACTTCTCCAATGAGTTCCCTTTCCTGACAGGCCCGGCACGTATCCCGAATCTGTACATGAAGACACTCGTTAAACTGGCTGATGGGAAAACGCCAGAAACCCCTTATGAGAAACAAATGGCCGAGTTCCGCAAACCCGAAAACTGGGCCGCAGCCAAGGTAGTCATGTCACAATTAGACATTCGCAAGCAAAACTACTTCACCGGTGCTGCGACACCAACGATGGTATCCAAATGGAACCTGCTTCGCCAGTCCGAAATGGAAACCTTCAACAAAATCATCTACGGCAAGCTGCCGATCGATGCCTTTGACCAATTTGTAGCCAATTGGAAATCCAATGGCGGTGACCAGATTACGCAAGAAGTGAATGATTGGTTCAAGTCAGTGTCTGGGAAATAA
- a CDS encoding IS3 family transposase (programmed frameshift): protein MTKKERRTFSAEFKAQMVQLYQSGKPRKDIIQEYDLNPSSLDKWVKQSSTSGSFKEKDNRTPEELELIELRKQNKQLLMENDIFKASRADHGTKVNVIRQNKHKYSVSAMCDVLKLPRSTYYYEENKVEVTSEDELPSLIMDIFQSSRQNYGTRKIKKELHQQGFTVSRRRIGRIMKEYGLVSSYTIAQYKPHPTKCNEAKQANVLDRKFEQEQALSVVVSDLTYVRVGSYWNYVCFFVDLFNREIIGYSAGAHKDAKLVYRALASIKGNLNDIQLFHTDRGNEFKNKLIDDALEAFQIERSLSMKGCPYDNAVAEATFKMFKTEFVKKRHFESLAELTTELHDYVHWFNHIRIHGSLEYLSPAEFKQRHHKKVV from the exons ATGACTAAAAAAGAAAGACGTACCTTTAGCGCTGAATTTAAAGCACAAATGGTTCAACTCTATCAGAGTGGTAAACCGCGAAAGGATATCATTCAAGAGTATGATTTGAATCCTTCATCGTTAGATAAATGGGTGAAACAGAGTTCCACATCTGGATCCTTCAAAGAGAAAGACAACCGAACTCCAGAGGAATTAGAACTGATCGAGCTTCGAAAACAGAACAAGCAACTGCTCATGGAGAATGACATTT TTAAAGCAAGCCGCGCTGATCATGGGACGAAAGTAAATGTCATTCGCCAGAATAAACATAAATACTCGGTATCAGCAATGTGCGACGTCCTAAAGCTCCCTAGAAGCACCTATTATTATGAAGAAAACAAAGTGGAAGTGACATCGGAGGATGAGCTTCCCTCCCTGATTATGGACATTTTTCAAAGCAGCCGACAAAACTATGGTACGCGTAAGATAAAAAAAGAGTTGCACCAACAAGGCTTTACGGTATCCAGGCGGAGAATAGGACGAATCATGAAAGAATATGGGCTGGTTTCCTCGTATACGATCGCTCAGTACAAGCCTCATCCCACGAAATGCAATGAAGCCAAGCAAGCGAATGTATTGGACCGGAAATTTGAGCAAGAGCAGGCGTTATCTGTCGTCGTAAGCGATCTGACGTACGTTAGAGTAGGTTCATATTGGAATTACGTATGCTTCTTTGTGGATCTGTTTAACCGCGAAATTATCGGTTACAGTGCGGGGGCACACAAGGATGCCAAGCTGGTTTACCGTGCTTTGGCTTCGATTAAGGGCAACCTGAATGACATTCAGCTCTTCCACACGGACCGAGGCAATGAATTCAAGAATAAGCTCATCGACGATGCGCTGGAGGCTTTTCAGATTGAGCGTTCCTTAAGCATGAAAGGCTGCCCCTATGACAACGCCGTTGCGGAAGCCACGTTTAAAATGTTCAAAACGGAGTTTGTGAAGAAACGTCATTTTGAAAGTCTAGCTGAGTTAACCACAGAATTACATGACTATGTGCACTGGTTCAACCATATTCGGATTCACGGTTCTCTGGAGTACTTGAGTCCGGCT